In the genome of Lathyrus oleraceus cultivar Zhongwan6 chromosome 4, CAAS_Psat_ZW6_1.0, whole genome shotgun sequence, the window AAAAGCACACATCCACAAAACTGAATATCTCAAATCAATCTAAAAACAAAGCAAAACTACAAATAAATATATGAATAAAACAAATTTAACAATTTTAGAAATTAGAATCACAGaattaataaataataaagaaattAAAACGTGGAGAAAGAGAGAGAAATTGAGAGAGAGAAATTAATTGAGAATGATAATATTTTCGTTATTTTTCATTAACCATAACAATGATACCTCAAAGGTATTAATGCAAGTGATTGTGATACAATATAACAAGTTAAATAACAGAAAAGTCAAAAATTTGAACCTATAACTAGTTACACAAAATCTCTAACCGATTACAActaaaataaaacagaaatttACTAACATTAGTATCCGGTTATTGCGAAAGCGTAACCGGTTACACCAATGCCAAAATAACTTTTCTTCGGCTTATTTGACTTATTTTGATACTTGTAACTAGTTATACACCCGTGTTAATCGGTTACAGCACTTAAATTACTCAAAAACTCTTAATACACCATCTTAATTCAAGTGCTCCAAGTTTTCCATGTACATGCTCATCTTCAACCTCTTGAACACATCATTTGTGACTCCCTAAGTCAACGAATCAGCCACTTGGTCTTCACTTTTACAATATCTCAATCTTAACTTTCATTCACTAACAAGTTCCCTCAAGTAGTGAAACCTCACCTCAATGTGCTTTTCCCATCCCATGTGCAATTGAGTTCTTAGCAAGATTAATTGCATATACATTATCAACTAGGAGTGTAACAACATCACCTTCATTGCTTCCTAACTCCTTCAATAGATTCGTTAGCCACATGGCTTGACATACACATATATCAAAGCGACATGGTACTCGGTCTCACAAGACGAGAGTGAAACTACCGGTTCCTTCTTCGAAAACAATGAGATTGGTGTTCTGTATAACATAAAGATGTATCTAGTTGTAGACTTTCAATCATCTTTATCTCCATACCAATTGGAATCGATAAAACCGAGAAAATTTCATTTTCTTCCTGTGTCCGCTGCGGCAAAACTATTCCGCAGCCAATTGATCCTTTGATGTATCTTAGGATCCTCTTGACCGCTGCCAAGTGAGACACCTTCTGTCTCTCCACGAATCTACTCACAATACCAACACTAAACGCCATGTCTGGTCACGTATTGCACAACTAACCCAAGGATCCAATCAGCCTCCTATATTGAGTTGTATCAACATCTTGCTCATCCCCACTCTTTAAAAACTATAACCTCTATTTAGATGGAGTAATGACAATATTACAATGCTTCATTTCAAACTTTTTCAATATCTCGAGCGCATAACTTCTTTGGTGCAAGCGCAATCCCCTTTTGGACTTGTAGAACTTAATGCCAAGGAAGTATGTCATGAGGCAAAAGTCGGTCATTTCATATTCTTTCATAAGTTCACTCTTGAACTTAGAAACGCACTTTCCGTTGCTGCGTGTTATCAACAAGTTGTTTACATATAGACATAGGATAATCACGCATTCACTTGTATCCGTCTTCACATACCCGTCATGTTCAGATACACATTTCTTGAAGCCAACCTCCTTTAGGAAACCATTTATCCTTTTGTTCTAAGCTCTTAAATCTTGCTTAAAACCGTAAAATTCTTTCTTCAATTTGTAGAACTTTAGCTCTTGGTTTCTCACGAAAAAACCATGGTTGCTCTACATACACCTCTTCTTTAAGCGGTTCGTTCAAAAACAAAGatttgacgtccatttgataGATGGGTTAGTTGTTGTTATTCGTAATACCAACGACCAGCCTAATGGTTTCGATCCTAGCAACTAGTGTGAATACCTCTTCAAAGTCCACGCCTTCTCTTTGCAAGAATGCATTTACAACTAATCAAGCCTTATGCTTGATTATTTTATCCTTGAGATTTGCCTTCACTTTGAATTCCAACCATGCTTCCTTCGGTTTCATATTCTCAAGCTTCTTTGTTGGACACATATTCAACCAATAGGCAGTTGTGGATACCACTTCTCTCCGTAACTTTTTCGACAAGTTCTTCCCCCTTAACATGCTTATTACTATGTTCATGATCGATCGATTCTTCCTTTTGGAAACACCATTTTGCTGCGGTGTATAAGGTGGTACAACCTCATGTACAATCCCTTCATATCACAAAATCTTTCAAAATCTTTAGAGGCATATTCGCCTCCACCATCCGTTTTGAGCCCGTTGAGCTTGTGACCGCTTTGCCTCTCAACCATGGACTTAAACTTCTTAAATACTTAGAATACCTCATCCTTTCTCTTGATTAAGTATGTTCATAGCTTTATACTATGATCGTCGATGAATGTGACAAAATATCTACTTCCACCAATGGGATTTACTTGCATCGGTCCACACACATCTAAATACACCACCTCAAGGCGATTCTTGGTTCCACAACCTGCATCCTTACTGAATTTACTCTTATGTTATTTTGCTTGCACAGATTCCTCATAAATTTCAGCCGGTATATTGATCAATGGAAACCCCGTTACCATTTTGTTATTTTGCAAGTCTTTGAGATCTCAAAAATTGAGACGCCCATGACGGTAGTGCCATATTCATTCATCTAGACTTGTCGTTGTAGCAAGACATCTATGCTCCATAACCTTCAGTTCAACCTTGAAGGTTCTATTGACAGCCATAGGAGCTTTAAGGACCAAAACCCCGTCTACATCCATAACGTGCAACCCCTTGTTTTCCATATGAATCTTATAATCATTCTCAAGCAATTGTCCAATACTTAATAGGTTACTTTTGATTCCTGAAATGTATAATACATATTTGATCAAGAAATATCAACCATCCCTTCTCATGATCAAAATATCACTGATCCCATCGGCTGCTAGAATGGTGTCATTCGCGAACTTCACTTTGTTCTTCATGGCATGATAGATTTTAAAAAACCATTCCTTCCTCCCCGTCATATGAGTAGAACACACCAATTCCAAATACAATTCATCGTTGCAATGAACTGAACCATTCGTACTCATAATGacattttcttcttcttgtaACTAGTTACAGCTTACGCAACCGGTTACAACATGCTTTTGCAGCGTTTTCAAAACTATTTTTGTTGTTGTCCCGCAACGTGTTGTTGCTGCATTCACCTTTTGTGATCATGACCAAGAGTCTATTCTCTTCATCAAATTCTTATCTTGCAACCTTAACTTCATCTCATTAAGGTTCCTTCTTGTTCGCATTGCACTCTTTTGCAAATTGACCGAACCTTAGACAATTAAAGCATTGCACATTACTTTTGTCAAACCTCTTCCTTCCACATCTAAAGTTGCCTTGACCACCGTTTTTGTTGCAATTGCTCTCACCCCTTTGACAAGTCTAATTCTTGGAACTTTGGGACTCTCTTCCACCAAAATTATGAAAATTCCCTTTACTCTTCATGGGCCATTTTCCTCTCGTTCTCTTGTCCCTCTCGTTGAATCGAGCTTGCAAAGTGATCTCTGCCTTTGCCTTATCATTATTTCTCTCCTCTATCCTTTGCTCATAAGCCTTAAGGGAGCTTGGCATCTCCTCTTTGCTTATCGTCGCAAGATCCTTCAATTTCTCAATCGCTACAACCACGTTGTCAAATCTTAGTGTTAAAGAACATAAGATTTTCGCGATAACATACTGCTTTGTGACGGTTAGGGATGACAATTTGACCCATCCCCAATGGGTACCCGTAAATTTATCCATAACGGGTAGGGTAAAAACCCGTAAAAATGGGTACGGGCATGGGCTCGGGTAATTACCCATAAAAATAAGCGGGTACGGGTGCGGGTATGGGCACCTTGGTACCCAACCCGCCCCATACCAGCAcattatatatttatatatttttattttaatttatatattttagtttatattattatataaaaatgtaTGTCTATCAATTCAATTATAAAACGTATATCAATGATAAACAATTACATATTTAATATAAGTGTTCGTTTATTTCAACAATAAattgtttgaattttttttaatttttttaaaaacttaaaattatatgatattttataattgatttatttatttttaataggaaTGCGGGTCACGGGTACGGGTATGGGTACTTACATACCCAGAGGGCACGGGTACGGGTATGGGTACTTACATACCCAGAGGGCACGGGTACGGGTGCTAACTTTGACACCCAAGCGGGTATGGGCTCGGGCACGAGGGTTTTTTCAAATCGCGGGTATGGGGATGAGTACTATAGTACCCTGCCCATTGTCATCCCTAGTGACTGTTTCTCCACGTGCCTTCACTTGACTCACTAATCGAATGATTCTTGTTGTGAAATCATTGATCGTCTGATTTTCCTTCATATGAATCAATTCAAGTTGATGTTTGTGTGTTTGTAACCTCACCATCTTCTCCTTGTCAGCCCATGTGTATGTCTTCTCTAAGAGTTCACACACTTACTTTGACGATTCATaatcaccaactttctcaaagttaTCACCACCCACACATTAATGGATCAAAAACAACGCCTTAAAATTTTTCTTCTTATCTTCCTTATGCGTTGCTCGTTGTGCATCTGTTACACATCCGGCAAGAGGATTCATCTCGTTCTTAatcacttcaagaacatcttggTAGCCAAACAACACTTTCATTTATTTGCATCATTTATTGTATTCTTCGCATCAATGATGAGTAGGTTTGCAGGGATTCTTTCATTGAAGGCAAAATCCATGTTGCACACTAGATGTTTGTGGATCAGAACCAGTTTCTTGATGCCAAAGTTAGAACTTGGAACCATGAGATTCATGAATAATGAAAAATTAGAGTGTGGAGAGAGAGAGAAATTGAGAGAGATAAATTAATTAAGGGTGAGAATATTTTTCTTATCTTTCATTAACCATAACAATGATATCTCTAAGGTATTAATACAAGTGATTAAGATACAACACAACCAATCAAATAACATAAAAGTCAAAAATTTGGACTTGTAATCGATTACAAGTCCTATAACCAATTACAGCTGAAAGAACATAGACTAACAATGATAACCAGTTACTGCGAATACGTAAAAGATTATACCAACATCATAGTCATTTTTTTAGCTTATTTGATTTATTATGATATATATAACCGGTTAGACACTCGTATTAACCCGTTACAACAATGTCAAAAACTCTTTGCGTTATGAAAATTACTTTTTCCAAAAATCTAGTAGTAATTAATAAACCTACTTATtcatattttaaaattattaaaaacaTATTTACTTATATTAAAACATCCAGTTCTTCAAATATAAAAAACCATCCGTAATTCTTTAgaataaaatttatttattttttatcaaAAGAATTTGAAACAAGTGGATCTTTAAGCTAACCTGAAATAATAAAATATCTTCTTTTCACACCGCTTGAAAGGAAACAACCGTAAAAACATTGAAGGTGTGAATACGACATTTATGCCGGAATAGTTTAATCTGGAAAACTGGTACAGTAGTAGCTAACAAAAAAACCAAAATTCACACCAAACTACATGATGCGCGTGCTTTACGGAAAATTTGTGGAACCTCATGTGGGTCATATAGCTATAAAATTTTCTAACATGGTTATCTTATAAATAAATGTCCCAAATACTTCAAATTCTCATCACATTCACACAAAACcaaatacacaaacaaatatggcACTACAAGTATTGACACTTCCTAGTTGGGTCACATTGTTCACCACATTTGCCATCCTCCTCCTCTTCAGCCGCCGTCTCCGCCGCCGCAAATATAATCTCCCACCAGGCCCAAAACCATGGCCCATAATAGGAAACTTCAACCTTATTGGAACCCTCCCACACCAATCCCTCCATGGGCTCACCCAAAAATATGGACCTATTATGCATCTATGGTTCGGCTCCAAACGCGTCGTCGTGGGCTCAACTGTAGAAATGGCGAAAGCCTTTCTTAAAACCCACGACGCAACGTTAGCCGGCCGACCCAAATTCTCTGCCGGAAAATACACAACTTATAACTACTCCGACATAACTTGGTCTCAGTACGGTCCGTATTGGCGCCAAGCTCGGAGAATGTGTTTATTAGAATTGTTTAGTGCAAAACGTCTTGAGTCTTATGAGTACATAAGAAAACAAGAGTTACATGTTTTTTTACACGAACTCTTTAGTTCTAGAAACAAAACAATTTTGTTGAAAGACCATCTTTCAAGTTTGAGTCTAAATGTTATAAGTAGAATGGTGTTAGGAAGGAAATATCTAGAGAAGGTTGAAAATTCTATTATTTCTCCGGATGAGTTTAAGAAGATGTTGGATGAGTTGTTTTTGCTTAATGGGATTCTTAATATTGGGGATTTTATTCCTTGGATTCATTTCTTAGATTTTCAAGGGTATGTGAAGAGGATGAAGGTTTTGAGTAAAAAGTTTGATGGGTTTATGGAACATGTGTTGGAGGAACATATTGAAAGAAGGAAAGGTGTTAAGGATTATGTTGCTAAGGATATGGTGGATGTTCTTTTGCAACTTGCTGAGGATCCTGATCTTGAAGTCAAACTTGAAAGACATGGTGTTAAAGCTTTTACTCAGGTACCCAattattaatatatatttttttaagtTTTCTATTTATTTGTGAGAGTAATTACGTTTATGACCAATATTGTTTGTTCCTTTGTTAGTTTATGGACTTATTTTATTTATATGTGATGTGGGCATTCAAACTTTTTCTTGTTTTGAGCAATGTGAGAGAATCTAAATATTAAATATCATAGCATTAATGGATGTATTGGAAAGTTATGGTAGGTCTTGGGTTTTTTGTGTAGTTATTATAATATGACTTTCAAACATATTTTTCGAATCCAATCGCCTATAGTGGACcaatattattttatatttaaaaatgATTTGATAGGTTTTTAAATACAttataaatttaaaattattCAATATAATACACAAATATTTAACATAAAATAAATTAATacaatataaaataaaaatttgaaagtaaagaattaaataattaatattaatttaattatattaatatataatattaaagaaaaaaattaaaatttaatataAAGTATAAAATTTAGTGAAGTAATTTAATATATAGTTTTTGAATGAAataatataaatattaatataaattttagaatttttaatcaTTTATGGATTAACCCTAATAGAAGTAGGCTTCTAAATAAATCTTTACAAAATTTAGCTATAATTTTAAGATCAAAGTCTATATAATTATTGCATTTTTAGAGGAAACTTTTAGAGATGCTCACGCATCCGATAAAAAATCTATAATACGattaaaatttgaaaataaatgtTCAAATGTACACAAGATTTCATAAGTGAGTTACActctttttataaaaaaaataatggaaaatatATTTATGGATTACTACCTTGATATATACTAGTGATTGATATTTTCAAAAAATTGTTATATAATTTGGTTTCATCTGTTATATATATTTTTCTTAGGACTTGATAGCAGGAGGGACAGAGAGCTCAGCAGTGACAGTAGAATGGGCAATCTCAGAGCTAATAAGAAAACCAGAAATCTTCAAGAAAGCAACAGAGGAACTAGACAGAGTAATAGGAAGAGAAAGATGGGTTGAAGAGAAAGACATTGCTAATCTACCTTATGTTTATGCAATTGCTAAAGAAACAATGAGACTTCACCCAGTGGCACCAATGTTAGTACCAAGAGAAGCTAGAGAAGATTGCAATATCAATGGATATGATATTCCAAAAGGGTCTTTGATTCTTGTTAATACTTGGACAATTGCAAGAGATTCTAATGTTTGGGATAATCCAAATGAGTTTATGCCAGAGAGGTTTCTTGGTAAGGATATAGATGTGAAAGGACATGATTATGAGTTGTTGCCATTTGGTGCTGGTAGAAGAATGTGTCCTGGTTACCCTCTTGGTATTAAGGTTATTCAATCAAGTTTGGCTAATTTGTTGCATGGATTTAATTGGAGATTGAGTGATGATGTGAAAAAAGAGGATTTGAATATGGAGGAGATTTTTGGGCTTTCTACACCTAAGAAGATACCATTAGAAGTTGTTTTGGAGCCTAGACTTGATCATCATCTTTACTCACTTTGATTGCTTAGGTTTTGGTTTTAATAAGATTGGAAATAATGGAATTTATGTGAGATAAAAAAGTAAGTGTGATGTgacaattaaaaaaaattgtatttgATGTGTAATAGTATAATCCTTTGTAACTAGAGTTTTGTAATACCAAATTAAACTATGTTATGTTCTCTTTTTCTCAAGGGTAAGCTTAATTCTCAGTTTAACATTGATCTtgaattttttattattattataattgaTTTTGGGTctaaaattgattttaattgaaATTTGTTGTTGAACTAATTTTTATGTAAATGTATTCTAATATAGTGGATGAGTTTTGACGCTCTTCCTAGCATTGAGGAAGAGTTTTGATTTTATCATATTGTCCGATTTGAGAATTTAGACTTAGGATATCCGACTTGTTCCTTCCAGCAATGAAGTCTTTTTACGAGTCATCATTGGTATGAAGATTGGTCTCTTTTTAGTTGTTTGGTTGATTTGAATAGGAGAGTATATACACACACTTTGATGCCCAAATTAGTGACTATCAAATACGAGATGTATACAATTTTAAGAAAGATTTGACATATATGCTCCTTTTTATAGAGATTTTATTAGGTTTTTGATGGCCCTTATCCCTTAATTCCAATCAGAATTGTTCAGGTAGGCAGATGACATGATATAATTAGTTTTGTTATCTATCGACTTTATTTGCACTTTGGACCATAAAACCTTATGTTCAGTAATTGATGTTTTTCTCTTGATGTCATTGCTCTCACGTCATTCCTATTGCAAATATATCCACCTTTGGTATTTACGTCTGTTTCGAGCTTTTTCTCATTGGGCCACTTTTGGGGCCGAGATCGAGTATGAACAGTTGCTCCCCTAAGCCTACTTTAACATAGTCAAAGTAAGGCTTGTGACTCCATATTCTCTTTGTCTATCTTTAGAGTTTAGGGTTTTTCAGACTCTATCGGCCCATAATTTCCTCTTCTAGTACCTTAGTGTGATTAGGGTCAAGTTTATTTCTTTTATGTGTGTTGTATTTTAGCTCAGGATACTTAATTTTTACGGGGGTATGCTTTCGTCATCTGGTTTTTCTTTTACGTTAGATGGGTAAGTTAATTTGTAATGGAATGAGATTTCTTTATGGGATATGTAAGAAACTTTATGCGAAAATTCCGATTCAGACATCCTTATCTTGGACATGAGATCATGAATGACGCTCTATGGATTCCTATTAGCTATTTCATTGTTCCTCAAGAATTAGGACCTTTAGGGGCTAGTATAAATAAAATGTACATAGGGTGTCAGTATTTTTATTCAACCTTTGGGGATTTGATCCTTTTTTATTCTCGGACCTCATTTGGAGGGGTTGAGGAATGGACCATGGCTCTTATCGACCTGAATGATCGAATATGTGCAAAGTTTTGCTTGTGTTGTTTCCCTATGTATGATATAACTTTAAGAATTACGgctttttctttcctttttccTTGTTTGAACCTCAATTGATGTCGAGTCTAAGATTGGTTCCTTTTATGATTTTCCTTCATTCTTAGAGTTATATTCTATCTTTCTAGAATTTTTGTCCTCACTTTAAAGTAAGGCCATAGGCCGCAATGTTTTGTGCCATCTTCCATGTCACTTGGGAGTTCTTTAGTGATAATCACAATTTGGTGACTTTTTAGCCCATTTTCCCTCTTTTCAAACCTCTTCCCCCGCCTATTGAAAAATTAGTATGTAGTTGTTCCAATGTACAAAGCCAACCCATGCCTAAAATAACATCAACACCCTAGATGGGTAACAAGTAATAGTGTAGGTGAGAGGTTTGTCTTGTAAGGTAACTTTGACATTATTACAAATAACTTGACATTATAAGTGAGAGTCATTACCAACCATGCTTAAAGATTGGGGAATAAGTGTAGCACATATGATTAAATGATAAGCAAAACATGGTTGCAATATGTTGTGAGTGTTACATGTGTCAGCAAAAACCATCATAGGAAATCCACCAATTAGCCTCTTAAATTTAAGTGTTTATGGGGGGTTAACCAATCAAAACATGAGGTGATAAATGGCAATAAGTAATGGTAGGTTTAACCTCTAAGACTCTTTTTGTACTACGTAGATCTTCCATGTTTTTTGCAGGTTACACGCCTTCTTaaataaaaaatactaaaaaaaagACTATAAGCACACTTATGTCTAGGgaaaaacttttcataaaagttATAACATAGACCTTGGGTATGTTAGTCTTTTAAATAAGCTTGTGAGATACATCATATGAGTATTAGAGGTGGTGGGGATGTGGATAGCGGCTTAGGAATAAAAGTGGAATGTTGAAAATTTGAGCTTTGGGGTTTGTGAGTGGGGGTGTTTTGTGAGGCAGGATTTATGCGGTTGAAGGAGTTGGAAAAAGGTATTTGGAACTTGGGTTtgacatattttaatttttcttcaaTGAGCTTAGCAAGGTCAACTACTTGAGCGATGAAAATTGATCTTTAAATAGCCAttttgtcatacggtgaactggactttattggatttgtaatcgcaatgtcgcggttagcaaaagtcgccaccgacttttcttttatcccataaggaaaggtggaaaagaacaggaaagaccttaattttaaattcttaggttcgggaggtactttatacaaagggaaggtattagcaccctttgtatccatggttatccatgggctcttaattgctcaatcatttatgttttctagtttgaaaaaggtggttgagaaaggtgtgaaaaatgttttgcaaaatgagaatttaactttgtaatgattcttgcatgaatgtatacaaagtggttatctcgttttaatttagaaaatagtttagaaaaatataactcggcaatgatcctagtgcggatgtatgctaagtggtgattttccaaaaagatgtttgaaaggtgtgaggtgaaaagtatatttttttttgttatgaatgagcaattaaggttatacctgtccgaggtctttccgggcatttcctatccttatgagggtaaaactgtccgtactattgagaagtaagtagttttatcctggggatgtaggagggtcatcgtagggtcatcgattggtcattgaaggcaacagttgtgaggataccttagcattcgaagggactatcatcatttaaccgtaggctaccccgaagggtcatcgagggacaaagtcgtattttcgaaggcaacatccga includes:
- the LOC127076265 gene encoding trimethyltridecatetraene synthase, coding for MALQVLTLPSWVTLFTTFAILLLFSRRLRRRKYNLPPGPKPWPIIGNFNLIGTLPHQSLHGLTQKYGPIMHLWFGSKRVVVGSTVEMAKAFLKTHDATLAGRPKFSAGKYTTYNYSDITWSQYGPYWRQARRMCLLELFSAKRLESYEYIRKQELHVFLHELFSSRNKTILLKDHLSSLSLNVISRMVLGRKYLEKVENSIISPDEFKKMLDELFLLNGILNIGDFIPWIHFLDFQGYVKRMKVLSKKFDGFMEHVLEEHIERRKGVKDYVAKDMVDVLLQLAEDPDLEVKLERHGVKAFTQDLIAGGTESSAVTVEWAISELIRKPEIFKKATEELDRVIGRERWVEEKDIANLPYVYAIAKETMRLHPVAPMLVPREAREDCNINGYDIPKGSLILVNTWTIARDSNVWDNPNEFMPERFLGKDIDVKGHDYELLPFGAGRRMCPGYPLGIKVIQSSLANLLHGFNWRLSDDVKKEDLNMEEIFGLSTPKKIPLEVVLEPRLDHHLYSL